From a region of the Pseudomonadaceae bacterium SI-3 genome:
- a CDS encoding sensor histidine kinase — protein MLAKQPFARRIVIAFTLMTLVVSGTFSLGIVAVVHFIEEHLVTQELGHELDSVLNDVVVHGDAPRLDAVTRFFASNLPSYAIPEAFTGLADGFTELVRNEDAYYVYQREIDGAKYLLVEEQHEFEARENALFMVVLAGFVLSILGAWGLGWLMARKVMAPLSRLAQQVRHRDQLHPLAPPLALQYPDDEVGHVAAAFDSTLGQLRQSLERERLFTSDVSHELRTPLMVILGACELLDQTELPEKSRTQAQRIERAAQEMHELVQTFLMLARTRPEQTAFAGTASLSSVAQEQTERWAPLFLEKGLTFNVVSEGEDSGEYNLTLLGSVMSNLLRNALHYTDSGSVRLILENAGFRVEDTGMGIPLEQQERMFQPFVRGSDSRGEGLGLGLSLVKRICTHQGWSVGVAPCEPKGSCFQVRLKSDGV, from the coding sequence ATGCTTGCTAAGCAGCCCTTCGCGCGACGCATCGTCATCGCCTTCACGTTGATGACGCTGGTGGTCAGCGGGACCTTTTCGCTCGGAATCGTCGCGGTCGTGCATTTCATCGAGGAGCACCTGGTGACCCAGGAGCTGGGGCACGAATTAGATAGTGTGCTCAATGACGTCGTGGTTCACGGGGACGCGCCACGGCTCGACGCGGTCACCCGATTCTTCGCCTCGAACCTGCCTAGCTACGCCATTCCCGAGGCGTTCACGGGGCTCGCCGATGGGTTCACCGAGCTAGTCCGTAACGAGGATGCCTACTACGTCTATCAACGCGAAATCGACGGAGCCAAGTATTTGCTGGTTGAGGAACAGCATGAATTCGAGGCTCGCGAGAACGCATTGTTCATGGTGGTGCTAGCCGGATTCGTGCTGAGCATCCTTGGTGCCTGGGGGCTTGGCTGGCTGATGGCCAGAAAAGTCATGGCCCCGCTGTCACGCCTGGCGCAGCAGGTTCGTCATCGCGATCAGCTGCATCCGCTGGCGCCACCACTGGCGTTGCAATATCCGGACGACGAGGTCGGCCATGTGGCGGCGGCGTTTGACAGTACCCTCGGCCAACTGCGCCAGAGCCTGGAGCGCGAGCGGCTGTTCACCAGCGATGTCAGCCATGAGCTGCGCACCCCACTGATGGTCATCCTCGGCGCCTGCGAACTGCTCGACCAGACCGAACTACCGGAAAAGTCACGTACCCAGGCCCAGCGCATCGAGCGCGCCGCGCAGGAAATGCACGAGCTGGTGCAGACTTTCCTGATGCTGGCGCGGACCCGGCCGGAGCAGACCGCCTTTGCCGGCACCGCCAGCCTGAGCAGCGTGGCGCAGGAGCAGACCGAGCGCTGGGCGCCGCTATTTCTTGAAAAGGGGCTGACGTTCAATGTGGTCAGCGAAGGCGAGGACAGCGGCGAATACAACCTCACACTGCTTGGCTCGGTGATGTCCAATCTGCTGCGCAACGCCCTGCATTACACGGACAGCGGCTCGGTGCGGCTGATTCTCGAGAACGCCGGCTTTCGTGTCGAGGACACAGGCATGGGCATTCCGCTGGAGCAGCAGGAACGCATGTTTCAGCCCTTCGTGCGCGGCTCCGACAGCCGGGGGGAGGGCCTGGGGCTAGGGCTGTCGCTGGTCAAGCGCATCTGCACACATCAGGGGTGGTCAGTGGGTGTAGCCCCTTGCGAGCCCAAGGGCAGCTGCTTCCAGGTGCGTCTGAAAAGCGATGGCGTTTGA
- a CDS encoding SAM-dependent methyltransferase — MTTSSPIELEFSRKYDRQHAYEYLHKHQDGLARRLSHWRDEQMARRALKIAGEPDLVLDLPCGAGRFWPLLAEHPSRMIFAADNSADMLAIAESAHSLEVLKRVETFQTSAFAIDMGDNAVDNIFCMRLLHHIADPEHRLAMLREFHRVTRDTLIVSLWVDGNYKAWKRKRLERRRPAKDNQNRFVVARSVIEAEFAEAGFDILDRNDFLPGYAMWRVYVLRKRG, encoded by the coding sequence ATGACCACATCGAGCCCCATCGAACTGGAGTTCTCGCGCAAGTACGACCGCCAGCACGCCTACGAATACCTGCATAAGCATCAGGATGGCCTGGCCCGACGGCTGTCGCACTGGCGTGACGAGCAGATGGCGCGCCGCGCACTGAAGATCGCCGGTGAGCCCGATCTGGTGCTCGACCTGCCGTGCGGCGCCGGGCGCTTCTGGCCGCTGCTGGCCGAGCACCCGAGCCGGATGATCTTCGCCGCCGACAACTCCGCCGACATGCTGGCGATCGCCGAATCGGCGCATTCGCTGGAAGTGCTCAAGCGGGTCGAGACCTTTCAGACCTCGGCCTTCGCCATCGACATGGGCGACAACGCAGTGGACAACATCTTCTGCATGCGCCTACTGCACCACATCGCCGACCCAGAGCACCGGTTGGCGATGCTGCGTGAGTTCCACCGCGTCACCCGTGACACGCTGATCGTCTCGCTGTGGGTCGATGGCAACTACAAGGCCTGGAAGCGCAAGCGCCTGGAGCGTCGCCGGCCGGCCAAGGACAACCAGAACCGCTTCGTCGTAGCGCGCTCGGTGATCGAGGCGGAATTCGCCGAGGCCGGCTTCGACATCCTCGACCGTAATGACTTCCTCCCCGGCTACGCCATGTGGCGGGTCTACGTGCTGCGCAAGCGGGGTTGA
- a CDS encoding InaA protein, with amino-acid sequence MSRLIVLPAREARTSTFQRWWSTQGEWVEEPNQRRAGKSGVQRIRLRDPQQPLLYCKRQIGHLYRSTLHPFGRPTVLRELQALQAFGRLGVQVPELVYCGTRQQAGQWQALLVTAELEGFVSLEDWYQQDLGERFGPAVQERMLAAVGITLARIHQARWQHGCCYPKHIFLKVHGEGDATRVEVALLDLEKSRRRLRRSAAARHDLRQLKRHRQTMPEQDWQRLLAAHRTFSELRCDVI; translated from the coding sequence ATGAGCCGACTAATCGTATTGCCGGCCCGCGAAGCGCGTACCAGCACCTTCCAGCGCTGGTGGAGCACGCAGGGCGAATGGGTCGAGGAACCCAACCAGCGCCGTGCCGGCAAAAGCGGCGTGCAACGGATACGCCTGCGCGATCCGCAGCAGCCGCTGCTGTACTGCAAACGGCAGATTGGCCACCTGTATCGCTCGACGCTGCATCCTTTCGGCCGGCCCACGGTGCTGCGCGAACTGCAGGCGCTGCAAGCATTCGGCCGGCTCGGCGTGCAGGTGCCGGAACTGGTCTACTGCGGGACCCGGCAGCAAGCCGGTCAGTGGCAGGCGCTGCTGGTGACGGCGGAACTGGAGGGGTTCGTCAGCCTGGAGGACTGGTATCAACAGGACTTGGGGGAGCGCTTCGGTCCGGCAGTACAGGAGCGCATGCTCGCGGCGGTCGGGATCACCCTGGCGCGCATTCATCAGGCGCGCTGGCAGCACGGCTGCTGCTATCCCAAGCACATCTTCCTCAAGGTTCACGGCGAAGGTGACGCGACCCGGGTCGAGGTCGCGCTGCTCGATCTGGAAAAGAGCCGTCGCCGGCTACGTCGCAGTGCCGCTGCACGGCATGACCTGCGCCAGCTCAAGCGTCATCGCCAGACCATGCCGGAGCAGGACTGGCAACGATTGCTGGCCGCCCACCGCACCTTCAGCGAGTTGCGCTGCGATGTCATCTGA
- a CDS encoding diacylglycerol kinase, whose amino-acid sequence MSSEPTCAATDAVASVDVPADGAALKGRSGLARIWYASGYSAAGLKAAYRSEAAFRQLVLLNLLLIPLAFLFDVSRVERAVLIAVVFLGLIVELLNSAIEATVDRISFELHPLAKQAKDMGSAAQLLALCLIGLVWAVILIP is encoded by the coding sequence ATGTCATCTGAGCCGACCTGCGCGGCTACCGATGCCGTGGCCAGCGTCGACGTGCCGGCCGACGGTGCGGCGCTGAAGGGGCGCAGCGGACTGGCACGCATCTGGTACGCGTCCGGCTATTCGGCTGCAGGTCTCAAGGCCGCTTATAGAAGCGAAGCGGCGTTCCGCCAGCTGGTGCTGCTGAACCTGCTGCTGATTCCCTTGGCGTTTCTGTTCGACGTCAGCCGCGTTGAACGCGCCGTGCTGATTGCCGTGGTGTTTCTTGGCCTGATCGTCGAACTGCTCAACTCGGCCATCGAGGCGACGGTCGACCGCATCTCTTTCGAACTGCATCCGCTCGCCAAACAGGCCAAGGACATGGGCAGCGCCGCGCAATTGCTGGCGCTGTGCCTGATCGGTCTGGTCTGGGCGGTGATCCTCATCCCCTGA
- a CDS encoding cytochrome C yields MKIASIVAVAGLTSALALAGLSFADNDDHDRQRYKRPKRLSVPSDAPLVWKEECAACHMLYAPGLLPAEAWRRQMQTLDEHYGSNATLDPEQEREILDFLLRASAANRLPVEPSPTVGEPPRISQTRWFERKHDEVSEAKFARESVGGRANCVACHRDAERGDFDDDRVKIPR; encoded by the coding sequence ATGAAGATCGCATCCATCGTTGCCGTCGCCGGGCTGACCTCTGCCCTGGCGTTGGCCGGCCTCAGCTTCGCTGACAACGACGACCACGACCGCCAGCGCTACAAGCGCCCCAAGCGTCTGTCGGTGCCGAGCGACGCACCACTGGTTTGGAAGGAGGAATGCGCCGCCTGCCACATGCTCTACGCACCGGGCCTGCTGCCGGCCGAGGCCTGGCGCCGGCAGATGCAAACCCTCGATGAGCACTACGGCAGCAATGCCACGCTCGACCCCGAACAGGAGCGCGAGATCCTCGACTTCCTGCTGCGCGCCTCGGCGGCCAACCGCTTGCCGGTCGAGCCTTCGCCGACCGTCGGCGAGCCGCCGCGCATCAGCCAGACGCGCTGGTTCGAGCGCAAGCACGACGAGGTCAGCGAGGCCAAGTTTGCCCGCGAGTCGGTCGGCGGTCGCGCCAACTGCGTGGCCTGCCACCGCGACGCCGAACGCGGTGACTTCGATGACGACCGCGTAAAGATTCCGCGCTAA
- a CDS encoding ferredoxin:oxidoreductase FAD/NAD(P)-binding protein translates to MAAFNRFRLFHWLLAGFFLAVYLTGDDAESLHLWLGYGLVVLLVWRLLIVPLRLRGFPKLLPPKGQRRKPGLSAIGKWLTVGALGSFAVASLVGLGMVDNGDVLAALPGVGPEVFGAASDIDFVGWMGDAEEVHEFFANLGLGLIGLHVGYVLLFRRKTVWPMLRGVSASGPTSTATATATSGMTSLSASPAPATGEFTRLRIASRQAETADSCSFTLQVPAAQRARFAARPGQFLTLMVRCGEESLLRCYSLSQRPEGNAALRITIKRVPGGRASNWLLDNLQVGDCIEALPPAGVFVPRSLDCDLLLLGAGSGITPLMAILQAALVEGNGRVCLFYASRDAASLIFAEELTELYARHPERLQLRIWLDAEQGVPNGPAIAAKIAGWPAAEAYICGPQPFMDAASSALSELGVEAARIHLERFGAAAPVATPGGKRSRLRVALDGRRHELDVLRGEVLLEAMEQAGLQAPSACRSGVCAACKCRVVEGSVSMRSNQVLSESEVHQGWVLACQAEPRSAELQVEY, encoded by the coding sequence GTGGCTGCCTTCAACCGCTTTCGCTTGTTCCACTGGCTACTGGCCGGTTTCTTCCTCGCGGTGTACCTGACTGGCGACGACGCCGAGTCGTTGCACCTCTGGCTGGGTTACGGCCTGGTGGTGCTGCTGGTGTGGCGTCTGCTGATCGTGCCGCTGCGCCTGCGGGGCTTTCCAAAGTTGCTACCGCCGAAGGGACAGCGGCGCAAGCCGGGCCTGTCGGCAATCGGCAAGTGGCTGACGGTAGGTGCGCTGGGCAGTTTCGCCGTCGCCAGCCTGGTCGGCCTGGGCATGGTCGACAACGGCGACGTGCTGGCTGCGCTGCCCGGTGTGGGGCCAGAGGTGTTCGGTGCTGCCAGCGACATCGATTTCGTCGGCTGGATGGGGGATGCCGAAGAGGTGCACGAGTTCTTTGCCAACCTGGGGCTGGGGCTGATTGGCCTGCACGTCGGCTACGTGCTGCTGTTCCGTCGCAAGACGGTGTGGCCAATGCTGCGCGGCGTGTCCGCGTCGGGGCCGACCTCGACAGCGACAGCGACAGCGACTTCTGGCATGACCTCCCTGTCTGCTTCCCCGGCTCCGGCCACCGGCGAGTTCACTCGCCTGCGAATCGCTTCGCGTCAGGCCGAAACCGCCGATAGCTGCTCGTTCACCCTGCAGGTACCGGCCGCCCAGCGCGCACGCTTTGCCGCGCGGCCGGGGCAGTTCCTCACCTTGATGGTGCGCTGTGGCGAAGAGTCGTTGCTGCGCTGCTACTCGCTGTCGCAACGGCCGGAGGGCAACGCTGCCCTACGCATCACCATCAAGCGGGTGCCCGGCGGCCGGGCGTCGAACTGGCTGCTGGACAACCTGCAGGTGGGCGACTGCATCGAGGCGCTGCCGCCGGCTGGCGTTTTCGTGCCGCGCAGCCTCGACTGCGACCTGCTGCTGCTCGGTGCCGGCAGCGGCATCACGCCGCTGATGGCGATTCTGCAGGCCGCGCTAGTCGAGGGTAATGGACGGGTGTGCCTGTTTTACGCCAGCCGCGACGCCGCGTCGCTGATCTTTGCCGAGGAGCTGACCGAATTGTACGCCCGCCATCCCGAACGCCTGCAGCTGCGCATCTGGCTCGATGCCGAACAGGGTGTGCCGAATGGCCCGGCCATCGCCGCGAAGATCGCAGGTTGGCCCGCCGCAGAGGCTTACATCTGCGGGCCGCAGCCGTTCATGGATGCTGCCAGTTCCGCGCTGAGCGAGCTAGGTGTAGAGGCTGCGCGCATCCATCTGGAGCGCTTCGGCGCGGCTGCGCCAGTGGCCACCCCGGGCGGCAAGCGCAGCCGCCTGCGGGTCGCTCTCGACGGCCGTCGCCACGAGCTGGATGTGCTGCGTGGCGAGGTACTGCTGGAGGCGATGGAGCAGGCTGGCCTGCAGGCACCGAGCGCCTGTCGCTCGGGTGTCTGCGCCGCGTGCAAGTGTCGCGTGGTCGAGGGCAGCGTAAGCATGCGCAGCAATCAGGTGCTGAGCGAAAGCGAGGTGCATCAAGGCTGGGTCCTGGCTTGCCAGGCCGAACCGCGCAGCGCCGAACTGCAGGTGGAGTACTGA
- a CDS encoding MBL fold metallo-hydrolase: MLIFEPIYTDGLAQISYLVGDSKAAVAAVIDPRRDIDIYLDLAREKGLRIGYVIETHIHADFVSGAQALAERSGAEIIGGCSPNYGFELRQAADGEVLELGQVSLEIIYSPGHTPEHISLLLRDGQQGDEPFALFTGDTLFNLDVGRPDLLGEDSTRQLAAQLYATLFTRYLPLGERIEIYPCHGAGSACGKSIGDRRRSTLGNELLFNPALNQRRNEGEFIDWLLSGMPEPPRHYARLKKLNTRPAMNTGGPALPPPLAPEEFRQRTADHSVVQLVDVRSILAFGGGHVPGALNIALRNEFVSWAGWMLDDKRPIYLIGEDSHEVHQATLQLYRIGLDRVAGYLRNGMTDWQNAGLPLASVGQWTVHELNRRREDPQVQVLDVRAPEEVGQGRVPGARHAFVAHLPEGLDQLDKDRTVATYCGSGYRASIAASILKRHGFSRVVNVPGSWIAWRKDDLPVAER, encoded by the coding sequence ATGCTGATATTCGAGCCGATCTATACCGACGGCCTGGCGCAGATTTCCTACCTGGTGGGCGACAGCAAGGCCGCAGTTGCCGCGGTGATCGATCCGCGGCGCGACATCGATATCTACCTCGACCTGGCCCGCGAAAAAGGCCTGCGCATCGGCTACGTCATCGAGACCCACATCCATGCCGACTTCGTCTCAGGTGCCCAGGCGCTGGCCGAACGCAGCGGCGCAGAGATCATCGGTGGCTGCTCGCCGAACTACGGTTTCGAGCTGCGCCAGGCTGCCGATGGCGAGGTGCTGGAGCTCGGCCAGGTCAGCCTGGAAATCATCTACTCGCCAGGCCACACGCCAGAACACATCTCGCTGCTGCTGCGCGACGGCCAGCAGGGCGATGAGCCGTTCGCGCTGTTTACCGGCGACACCCTGTTCAACCTCGACGTCGGCCGTCCCGACCTGCTCGGCGAAGACAGCACCCGGCAACTGGCCGCGCAGCTCTATGCCACGCTGTTCACCCGTTACCTGCCCCTCGGTGAACGCATCGAGATCTACCCGTGTCATGGCGCCGGCTCGGCCTGCGGCAAGTCCATCGGTGATCGCCGGCGCTCCACACTGGGTAACGAGTTGTTGTTCAATCCGGCACTCAACCAGCGGCGTAACGAAGGCGAGTTCATCGACTGGTTGCTCAGCGGCATGCCCGAGCCGCCGCGCCACTATGCGCGGCTAAAGAAGCTCAACACCCGTCCAGCAATGAATACCGGCGGACCAGCGCTGCCGCCGCCGCTGGCACCGGAGGAGTTCCGCCAGCGCACCGCCGACCACAGCGTCGTGCAACTGGTAGATGTGCGCTCGATCCTGGCCTTCGGCGGTGGCCATGTGCCGGGCGCGCTGAACATCGCGCTGCGCAACGAGTTCGTCAGTTGGGCCGGCTGGATGCTCGACGACAAGCGTCCGATCTACCTGATCGGCGAAGACAGCCACGAGGTCCACCAGGCGACACTGCAGCTGTACCGCATCGGTCTCGATCGGGTGGCAGGCTATCTGCGCAACGGCATGACCGACTGGCAGAACGCCGGCCTGCCCCTGGCCAGCGTCGGTCAATGGACGGTGCACGAGCTGAACCGTCGCCGCGAGGATCCGCAGGTTCAGGTACTCGACGTGCGCGCACCCGAGGAGGTCGGGCAAGGGCGCGTGCCCGGCGCCAGGCATGCCTTCGTAGCACATCTGCCCGAAGGACTGGATCAACTGGATAAGGACAGAACCGTGGCGACCTACTGCGGCAGCGGTTATCGCGCCTCGATTGCCGCCAGTATTCTCAAGCGCCATGGGTTCAGCCGGGTAGTCAACGTGCCGGGTTCATGGATCGCTTGGCGCAAGGACGACCTGCCAGTGGCGGAGCGCTGA
- the trmA gene encoding tRNA (uridine(54)-C5)-methyltransferase TrmA, translated as MSAPQFDPATYDAQLAEKAARLVELLAPFDAPAPEVFDSPREHYRLRTEFRLWREDGQRHYAMFEQGDKHTPILIDEFPIASRRINDLMPQLKAAWQASETLSFKLFQVEFLTTLSGDALITLAYHRPLDDAWQQEAEKLAEALGASIVGRSKGKRIVIGRDYVTEQLTVAGRTFSYRQPEGAFTQPNGDVCRKMLNWAYDVLGERNDDLLELYCGNGNFTLPLATRVPKVLATEISKSSVNAALANLDDNGIDNVTLVRLSAEELTQALNEVRPFRRLAGIELKSYNFGSVFVDPPRAGMDPDTCELTRRFERILYISCNPETLAANIAQLHDTHRIERCALFDQFPYTHHMESGVLLVRK; from the coding sequence ATGAGCGCTCCGCAATTCGACCCCGCCACCTACGACGCCCAACTCGCCGAGAAAGCCGCGCGGCTGGTGGAACTGCTGGCGCCCTTCGACGCACCCGCGCCAGAAGTCTTCGACTCGCCACGTGAACACTACCGGCTTCGCACCGAGTTCCGCCTGTGGCGCGAGGACGGCCAACGCCACTACGCGATGTTCGAGCAGGGCGACAAACACACGCCCATTCTGATCGACGAATTCCCCATCGCCAGCCGTCGCATCAACGATCTGATGCCGCAGCTCAAGGCCGCCTGGCAAGCCAGCGAGACCCTGAGTTTCAAGCTGTTCCAGGTCGAGTTCCTGACCACGCTCTCCGGCGATGCGCTGATCACCCTCGCCTACCACCGGCCGCTGGACGATGCCTGGCAGCAGGAGGCAGAAAAGCTAGCCGAGGCGCTGGGCGCCAGCATCGTCGGCCGTTCCAAGGGCAAGCGCATCGTCATCGGCCGCGACTACGTGACTGAGCAACTGACCGTTGCCGGCCGCACCTTCAGCTACCGGCAACCCGAAGGCGCCTTCACCCAGCCCAACGGCGACGTGTGCCGGAAGATGCTGAACTGGGCCTACGACGTTCTTGGCGAGCGAAACGACGACCTGCTCGAACTCTATTGCGGTAACGGTAACTTCACCCTGCCGTTGGCAACCCGTGTGCCCAAGGTGCTTGCAACCGAGATCAGCAAATCCTCGGTGAACGCGGCGCTGGCCAACCTCGACGACAACGGCATCGACAATGTCACCCTGGTACGCCTGTCCGCTGAAGAGCTGACCCAGGCGCTGAACGAGGTGCGCCCGTTCCGCCGCCTAGCCGGCATCGAACTGAAGAGCTACAACTTCGGCAGCGTTTTCGTCGACCCGCCACGCGCCGGCATGGACCCGGACACCTGCGAGCTGACCCGCCGTTTCGAGCGCATCCTCTACATTTCATGCAACCCGGAAACCCTCGCGGCGAACATCGCCCAGCTGCACGACACCCACCGCATCGAGCGCTGCGCGTTGTTCGACCAGTTCCCCTACACCCATCACATGGAATCCGGGGTGCTGCTGGTCCGCAAATGA
- a CDS encoding NCS2 family permease, producing the protein MLEKLFQLKAHNTTLRTEILAGLTTFLTMAYILFVNPSILAETGMDHGAVFVATCLAAAIGSAIMGLVANYPIALAPGMGLNAFFTYTVVLTMGYTWQTALGAVFLSGAIFFLLSIFKIREWIIHSIPLALRSGIAAGIGLFLAIIALKNAGIVVDNPATLVGLGDLTAGGPLLACLGFFLIAALAYRKVTGAVMIGILVVTGLSILLGLSELNGVVSMPPSLVPTFMELDIMGALDIGLLSVIFAFLFVDLFDTSGTLIGVAQKANLLDKDGRMPRLGRALLADSTATMAGAALGTSTTTSYIESAAGISAGGRTGLTACVVALLFLLSLFFAPLAGAVPAYATAPALLFVAVLMMSSLANIDWEDLTVAAPVAIAALAMPLTFSIANGIAFGFIAWTAIKLLAGRWRELSPAMWILSILFVVKLGWFAG; encoded by the coding sequence ATGCTGGAGAAGCTGTTCCAACTCAAGGCGCACAACACCACGCTGCGCACCGAGATCCTGGCCGGTCTCACCACCTTCCTGACGATGGCCTACATCCTCTTCGTCAACCCGAGCATTCTTGCTGAAACCGGCATGGATCACGGCGCGGTCTTCGTCGCCACGTGCCTGGCCGCGGCCATCGGCTCGGCGATCATGGGCCTGGTGGCCAACTACCCGATCGCGCTGGCACCGGGCATGGGCCTGAACGCCTTCTTCACCTACACCGTGGTGCTGACCATGGGTTACACCTGGCAGACCGCGCTGGGTGCAGTGTTCCTCTCGGGCGCAATCTTCTTCCTGCTGTCGATCTTCAAGATCCGCGAGTGGATCATCCACAGCATTCCGTTGGCGCTGCGTTCGGGCATCGCGGCGGGTATCGGCTTGTTCCTGGCGATCATCGCGCTGAAAAATGCCGGCATCGTCGTCGACAACCCGGCCACGCTGGTGGGCCTGGGTGACCTCACTGCCGGCGGCCCGCTGCTCGCCTGCCTCGGCTTCTTCCTGATCGCCGCGCTGGCTTATCGCAAGGTCACGGGGGCCGTGATGATTGGCATTCTGGTGGTGACCGGGTTGTCGATCCTGCTGGGCCTTTCCGAGCTCAACGGCGTGGTGTCGATGCCGCCGTCGCTGGTGCCGACGTTCATGGAACTCGACATCATGGGCGCGCTGGATATCGGCCTGCTCAGCGTGATCTTCGCTTTCCTCTTCGTCGACCTGTTTGACACCTCCGGCACCCTCATCGGTGTCGCCCAGAAAGCCAACCTTTTGGACAAGGACGGTCGCATGCCTCGCCTCGGCCGTGCGCTGCTGGCTGACAGCACCGCGACCATGGCGGGCGCCGCACTCGGCACCTCGACCACCACCAGCTACATCGAATCGGCAGCCGGCATCAGCGCTGGTGGCCGCACCGGGCTGACCGCCTGTGTGGTCGCGCTGCTGTTCCTGCTCAGTCTGTTCTTCGCCCCGCTGGCAGGTGCCGTGCCCGCCTACGCGACCGCACCGGCATTGCTGTTCGTCGCCGTGCTGATGATGAGCAGCCTCGCCAACATCGACTGGGAAGACCTCACCGTCGCCGCACCGGTGGCCATCGCCGCGCTGGCCATGCCGCTGACCTTCTCCATCGCCAACGGCATCGCCTTCGGCTTCATTGCCTGGACCGCGATCAAGCTGCTCGCCGGCCGCTGGCGCGAGCTGAGCCCGGCGATGTGGATCCTCTCGATCCTGTTCGTGGTCAAGCTCGGCTGGTTTGCCGGCTGA
- a CDS encoding nucleotidyltransferase family protein has translation MVEPVRGVCALVLAAGQGSRYREHADQDKLLAPCNRTPDAPPVLAATLGALCGVAERLVVVTRDDNSELLAWLGQQADRYGAEVLAVHTQGLGHSLAQAVRQYPSDKGWLVALGDMPYVRPATFRRIAEQIEPPRLVVASHQGQRGHPRGIGRDHALQVMSLDGERGAQALFSSGAAWEVEVDDSGVLQDIDRPDDRRNS, from the coding sequence ATGGTTGAACCCGTACGCGGTGTATGCGCGCTGGTGCTGGCGGCGGGGCAGGGCAGCCGTTACCGCGAGCATGCCGATCAGGACAAATTGCTCGCCCCCTGCAATCGCACGCCTGATGCCCCGCCCGTGCTGGCGGCGACGCTTGGTGCGCTGTGTGGGGTCGCCGAGCGGCTGGTCGTCGTGACCCGTGACGACAACAGCGAGCTGCTTGCCTGGCTTGGGCAGCAGGCTGACCGGTACGGTGCCGAGGTGCTCGCCGTGCACACCCAGGGGTTGGGCCACAGCCTGGCGCAGGCGGTCAGGCAGTACCCGAGCGACAAAGGCTGGCTGGTCGCGCTCGGCGACATGCCTTATGTGCGGCCCGCCACCTTCCGTCGCATCGCTGAGCAGATCGAGCCACCGCGCCTGGTGGTGGCAAGTCATCAGGGGCAGCGCGGCCATCCGCGTGGGATCGGTCGCGACCACGCGTTGCAGGTGATGTCGCTGGACGGTGAGCGCGGTGCTCAGGCGCTGTTTTCGAGTGGTGCCGCCTGGGAAGTCGAGGTCGATGACTCCGGCGTGTTGCAGGACATTGATCGCCCCGACGATCGACGCAACAGCTGA
- a CDS encoding (2Fe-2S)-binding protein, which yields MSETSSAPGGITACSISLQLNGQRREVEVYPWTTLLDLLREQLHLTGTKKGCDHGQCGACTVLLNGKRINSCLTLAVMHDGAELTTIEGLAQGEELHPMQAAFVKHDAFQCGYCTPGQICSAVGMVAEGRAETRDDLREQMSGNVCRCGAYPNIVAAIEDATADTRERLAGAKEVTP from the coding sequence ATGAGCGAAACGTCTTCCGCCCCAGGTGGGATTACCGCCTGTTCCATTTCCCTCCAACTGAACGGCCAACGCCGTGAAGTCGAGGTCTATCCCTGGACCACCCTGCTTGATCTGCTACGTGAGCAACTGCACCTGACCGGCACCAAGAAAGGCTGTGACCACGGCCAGTGTGGCGCCTGTACCGTGTTGCTCAACGGCAAGCGGATCAATAGCTGCCTGACCCTCGCCGTGATGCACGACGGCGCAGAGCTGACCACCATCGAAGGGCTGGCGCAGGGCGAGGAACTGCACCCGATGCAGGCCGCCTTCGTCAAACACGACGCCTTCCAGTGCGGCTATTGCACGCCCGGGCAAATCTGCTCGGCGGTGGGCATGGTTGCCGAAGGACGGGCAGAAACCCGTGATGATCTGCGCGAACAGATGAGTGGCAATGTCTGCCGTTGCGGCGCCTACCCGAACATTGTCGCCGCCATCGAGGACGCTACGGCGGACACTCGCGAACGCCTGGCCGGTGCGAAGGAGGTGACGCCATGA